Genomic DNA from Carassius gibelio isolate Cgi1373 ecotype wild population from Czech Republic chromosome B14, carGib1.2-hapl.c, whole genome shotgun sequence:
tgaTGAACACGTCTgtaatttgaatgaattaaacTGAGACTCATCATTAAGAATGAGTATGAATGCTGAATGCTGAATGTGAGGGCTTTTGTTCAGTTTCTGCTCTTCCTGTCCCCTGTGTGGCGCTGGACTTCTTCATCAGGGGCACTGGCATGTGTAACTTTCTTGCGCTTTTTAGTCTGCAGAGTCACAAGAAAATAAAACACAAGATTATAGTtcacataaaattatatttccataaaacaaacaaaaaattgccTCCCATAATGGAAAAAATGGTATCATTCGTATATGGTTTCTGGTCACAGTTAcagtaaataactttttttccccctttttatttttttacagtgtagctgaATTTTAGgagaaataatataaaagttgAGAACAGGTGAAGAAATAAGGGAACACTGTGAGGTTCAGATGTGGCTCTGAAGGACTTACAGTTTTGGTGGACAGAGCCTGAGCATTGATTTCCTCTGATGTAGCCATACGAGCCTCCACAATATGAAGCTGCTTCAGACGAGTTTTCTCAAGATTGTCAATCTGAGTCTTCAGGGTCTCTGGAAGACATAGACATTACAAACACACATTAGcaaatagtgtaaaaaacaatgtaaaagcaATATACAATACAATGCAACTTTTTACAAACAATTTGATATGCAGtagaaataaatgcataatgatTCGTTCTGATTTCCcatttaaatatctaaacattaatTCACtacatattctctctctctcgctctctctctctctctctctatatatagttgtttcaaaatattatataatattatatatacttttCAGTATTGTTcttcatatgtaaattatgttcagatattataaagaagaagaagaaaataaagagtttatttgcaaaaacggATAACTCAATTTATAGCAattttcaaaaatcttttttctttgtGCATTCCAGATCTCAATCAGACTGAGGATGGATTATTCTGATTAagttaaagtaacaaaaaatacAGCTaccaaacacaataaaaaaaaattcaataaaaaaaacatgatttctgaacgtttaaaaaaaactgagttaactgtttttgcaaataaactcttcaaataattaagaaattaatttatttcagtgtacAAGCAAAGGCACCTTTTACAGCATGGTCAATACCGGATAACAGTGATGTGACCGAGTTATAAGCCCCATCAGATGTACCTGCAAATACACACAAGAACAACCTTGACCATTTCCTTGCATTTACCTTTACTGTATCAAACTATATAGAATGAATAAGTTTCAGCTTAGTTTAAATATCAAGGGACCAACTCAAACTCACGCTTAATAATGCAAACACTGAATGACTCTTTAGCCTTTAGCAGTCCGCGAGCAGACTGCTGTGAATTCTGGGGCAAGAAGAGGAATTTCAGCACTCCTCGTTCATCACACAGGTCTATgagctctgaaacacacacacacacacacacacacacacacacacacacacacacacacacacacacacacacaaacacacacacacaaacacacacacacacacacacacacacacacacacacacacacacacacagagatctggATGAGTAACCTTAAGGGATTTTGTTTCAAACACGTGTCTAAACTGACATGTAATACATCTATACTGTCTCTTTGCAACATTTTTGCACGCACAGACGCATTAGGGAGAAGGGCAGTGTTAATGACAGTGGTAATGAGTTCTCCATTAGTGATGGGCTGATCCCAGGTAACGTTCCTTACTACATACCACAGATGTAATCAGACACCGTTGTAGGAGTATGTGCGAAGAGAGAGTGTGAAATATTAACGTTTGAGATCCGTGACCTCCTGCGCCGAGGGCACGCCGGGTCTGACCCGAG
This window encodes:
- the LOC127971953 gene encoding uncharacterized protein CXorf65 homolog encodes the protein MFIYIKHGDNNQFLVNTNCPTVVLTEYIKTRLGLAESELIDLCDERGVLKFLFLPQNSQQSARGLLKAKESFSVCIIKRTSDGAYNSVTSLLSGIDHAVKETLKTQIDNLEKTRLKQLHIVEARMATSEEINAQALSTKTTKKRKKVTHASAPDEEVQRHTGDRKSRN